In one window of Helianthus annuus cultivar XRQ/B chromosome 17, HanXRQr2.0-SUNRISE, whole genome shotgun sequence DNA:
- the LOC110871297 gene encoding uncharacterized protein LOC110871297 gives MMREFCPRHELRALEREFDDLKQDSGEHRAYTDRYEELSLLCPTMVTPLDKAIERYIDGLPDSVQDIVTGSNPTTVRQAIELAATLTESQIRKGKLHRKGEKGKKQASDKEDNKKGKDSGSSKGSRKRKASQNYAVTAQAQAAPNQPTQPLAKKPYLGNAPLCNRCNGHHQPHLQCRQCTNCGRPGHLAAACRIPVNQNRAAQNPAQQVAQPLAQQQGQAARPHYPPGSCYNCGDLTHYRNQCPRLVNANPAQAQARGRVFNMNAQEAQADNEVVNGAVA, from the exons atgatgagggaattttgtcctcgtcatgaactgcgagccttggaaagggagtttgatgacTTGAAACAGGATAGTGGCGAGCatcgggcatatactgataggtatgaggagctgagtttgttgtgcccaacaatggttaccccactcgataaggctatcgaaagatacatcgatggtctacctgactcagtgcaagacatcgttactggtagtaaccctaccacagtccgccaggcgatcgagttagcagcgacattgactgagtcgcagattcggaagggtaagttgcacaggaaGGGGGAGAAAGGTAAGAAGCAGGCGTCTGACAAAGAGGATAACAAGAAGGgtaaggattctggttcctcgaagggttctaggaagcgaaaggcttcccaaaactacgCCGTTACCGCACAGGCCCaagctgcaccaaatcagcctACGCAACCACTTGCCAAGAAGCCTTATCtaggcaatgcacctttgtgcaacaggtgtaacggtcatcatcagccacacctccagtgtcgtcaatgtaccaactgtggaagacctggtcatctCGCTGCTGCATGCCGCATTCCTGTCAatcagaatcgggcagctcaaaacccggctcaacaggttgctcagcctcttgctcagcaacaaggtcaagctgcgcgacctcactacccaccaggttcttgttataactgtggggatctgacacACTACCGTAACCAatgtccaagattggtgaatgcgaatccagctcaggctcaggctcgaggtcgagtcttcaacatgaatgcacaagaggcgcaaGCGGACAATGAAGTGgttaacg gagctgttgcttag